Proteins encoded within one genomic window of Actinoplanes octamycinicus:
- a CDS encoding FAD-dependent monooxygenase has product MDAVDVLIAGAGPTGLTLACDLARQGVACRIVDQSAGPGGGGRGFSLKPRSLAAFDDLGLAAAVTTAGSVERRTRFHQGTRRLFQLDTPPAPVTGTEPYPNVVALPQWRTEELLRDRLAELGGKVEFGRRVTGVAGGEVTLADGERVRARFVVGADGGRSTVRRLLDVPFTGRTDQDTRAMISDVRLTGLDPAGGVSMWLSADRGVAVARPVADTGVWQVVTSLGPHLAGDQETLQRLLVERSGLPGLRITEVLWHSVWRYNVRIAERFRVGPVFLAGDAAHVHSPFGGHGMNTGIQDAYNLGWKLGMVIRGLLPERVLESYEAERMPVARAILADSDQRMSGMMRWRFARPLAGPLLKRGFARQQRVTRRDHPVYPAGPLIGDGGGQPAPDGSLPTGARLFDLFRGSHFTVLGPGAVPGLDPDLVHVHRVGGDFRVVRPDGYLALTARTPGPVRDYFDRLTVARSVPVSLLQGRIRGGSTLAE; this is encoded by the coding sequence ATGGACGCTGTGGACGTACTGATCGCCGGTGCCGGTCCGACCGGCCTGACCCTGGCCTGCGACCTCGCCCGGCAGGGTGTCGCGTGCCGGATCGTCGACCAGTCCGCGGGGCCGGGCGGGGGCGGGCGCGGGTTCAGCCTCAAGCCGCGGTCGCTGGCCGCCTTCGACGACCTCGGGCTGGCCGCGGCGGTCACCACGGCCGGGTCGGTGGAGCGGCGCACCCGGTTCCACCAGGGCACCCGCCGGCTGTTCCAGCTGGACACGCCGCCCGCCCCGGTGACCGGGACGGAGCCGTACCCGAATGTGGTCGCCCTCCCCCAGTGGCGCACCGAGGAGCTCCTCCGGGACCGGCTGGCCGAGCTGGGCGGCAAGGTGGAATTCGGCCGGCGGGTGACCGGGGTGGCCGGCGGCGAGGTGACGCTCGCGGACGGCGAGCGGGTGCGGGCCCGCTTCGTGGTCGGCGCGGACGGCGGGCGCAGCACGGTCCGGCGGCTGCTCGACGTGCCCTTCACCGGGCGGACCGACCAGGACACCCGGGCGATGATCAGCGACGTGCGGCTGACCGGGCTGGACCCGGCGGGCGGGGTGAGCATGTGGCTGTCGGCGGACCGGGGTGTCGCGGTGGCCCGGCCGGTGGCGGACACCGGGGTGTGGCAGGTGGTGACCTCGCTGGGGCCGCACCTGGCCGGCGACCAGGAGACGCTGCAGCGCCTGCTGGTCGAGCGTTCCGGGCTGCCCGGGCTGCGGATCACCGAGGTGCTCTGGCACTCGGTGTGGCGGTACAACGTGCGGATCGCCGAACGGTTCCGGGTCGGCCCGGTGTTCCTGGCCGGGGACGCGGCGCACGTGCACAGCCCGTTCGGCGGGCACGGGATGAACACCGGGATCCAGGACGCGTACAACCTGGGGTGGAAGCTCGGCATGGTGATCCGGGGGCTGCTGCCGGAGCGGGTGCTGGAGTCGTACGAGGCGGAGCGCATGCCGGTGGCCCGCGCCATTCTCGCGGACAGTGACCAGCGGATGAGCGGCATGATGCGGTGGCGGTTCGCGCGGCCGCTGGCCGGGCCGCTGCTGAAGAGAGGCTTCGCCCGGCAGCAGCGGGTCACCCGGCGCGATCATCCGGTCTATCCGGCCGGACCGCTGATCGGCGACGGCGGCGGTCAACCGGCGCCGGACGGATCGCTGCCGACCGGGGCGCGGCTGTTCGACCTGTTCCGCGGCTCGCACTTCACCGTGCTCGGGCCCGGGGCGGTGCCCGGGCTCGATCCGGATCTCGTCCACGTGCACCGGGTCGGCGGGGACTTCCGGGTGGTCCGGCCGGACGGCTACCTGGCGCTGACCGCGCGGACGCCGGGGCCGGTCCGCGACTACTTCGACCGCCTCACCGTCGCGCGCTCAGTGCCTGTCTCGCTACTTCAAGGTCGGATTAGGGGCGGTTCTACGCTCGCGGAATGA
- a CDS encoding transposase, with product MTVADEVRAAGVLSGFRDEFYRCLSTRSDALFELADAVLCTDGPVKTLVDLTLAAEHRRGHGALYDALNQGRIDVGRLRRALTAQPLPRFSDDRIVLAVDVSPWLRSDAACSPDLLFCHVYGRAKSAAQFIPGWPYSFVVALEPGRTSWTAMLDVVRLGPADDATAVTATQLREVVDRLIGCGQQQPGDPGILIVCDAGYDVTRLAWVLRDLPVEVAGRIRADRVLRLPAPLYEHPPHGGRPPKHGGEFDLKEPDSWPEPAVTTINETASYGKAETRAWDAHGTLPTHRSLPPCRSRPPQRASIGARCAHPHRMALGYRRPDRRWSLRTRSTADEYAPRASAATPRDQYGGPTVRPEAISIARIEAAAVDGDGRGVRCLA from the coding sequence GTGACCGTGGCAGATGAGGTCCGGGCAGCCGGTGTCCTGTCGGGATTCCGGGATGAGTTCTACCGCTGCTTGAGCACGCGGTCGGACGCGTTGTTCGAGCTGGCCGACGCGGTGTTGTGCACGGATGGTCCAGTCAAGACGTTGGTCGATCTGACGCTGGCGGCCGAGCACCGGCGTGGCCACGGCGCGTTGTATGACGCGCTCAACCAGGGCCGCATCGATGTGGGACGGCTGCGGCGGGCGCTGACGGCGCAGCCGCTGCCGCGGTTCAGTGATGATCGGATCGTTCTGGCTGTCGATGTGTCACCGTGGCTGCGCTCCGACGCGGCGTGCAGCCCGGACCTGTTGTTCTGCCACGTATACGGGCGCGCCAAGAGTGCTGCGCAGTTCATCCCCGGCTGGCCGTATTCGTTCGTCGTGGCGCTGGAACCCGGCCGGACGTCGTGGACAGCGATGCTGGACGTGGTCCGCCTCGGCCCTGCCGACGACGCCACGGCTGTCACCGCGACGCAGTTGCGTGAAGTGGTCGACCGGCTGATCGGCTGCGGCCAGCAGCAACCCGGTGACCCGGGCATCCTGATCGTCTGCGATGCCGGCTACGACGTGACCCGCCTGGCCTGGGTACTGCGTGATCTGCCAGTCGAGGTGGCCGGGCGTATCCGCGCCGACCGGGTTCTGCGGCTACCAGCCCCGCTGTACGAGCACCCTCCGCACGGCGGCCGTCCACCCAAGCACGGCGGCGAGTTCGACCTGAAGGAGCCTGACTCCTGGCCCGAGCCGGCCGTGACCACGATCAACGAAACAGCAAGCTACGGCAAAGCCGAAACCCGGGCCTGGGATGCTCACGGAACCCTGCCAACACATCGATCGCTTCCGCCCTGTCGGTCACGACCGCCACAACGAGCGTCGATAGGTGCCCGATGCGCTCATCCTCACCGGATGGCGCTCGGTTACCGTCGGCCAGACCGGAGGTGGTCCCTACGAACACGCTCAACTGCCGATGAGTACGCGCCCCGAGCTTCCGCCGCGACTCCACGCGACCAGTACGGCGGGCCCACCGTTCGGCCTGAAGCTATCAGCATTGCTCGGATCGAGGCCGCTGCCGTCGATGGGGATGGTCGTGGAGTCCGCTGTCTCGCCTAA
- a CDS encoding MFS transporter, translated as MRGPQRALAAANLAFTVGSGLYLTAGVLYFTEAVGLPAAQVGLGLGVAGVGSLAAGIMIGHLADRVGARGVYLGTLLAQAVADGAFLLTGDFPTFLVVVCLAASAKTAGFAARTPLIRHYGGDRPQEFRGYLRAVTNLGIAIGAPLAGWAVQVGTLTAYRNLVLGMVAASLVAAAILTLVPGVEPLAPAGRRWIALRDRRYLLLTVLDGVMAIQFKVLTVAMPLWLIGFTAAPRWLVSVTMATATGIVVLFQVRASRGVDSPAAGGRAYRRAGLAFLLSCSLIPLAAGPPAAVAAAILIVAVMIHAVGQLWNSAGGFEVSFALAPAHATGQYLGVFGLGAGLADTFGPALVIWLCLGWGRPGWFLLGAILALTGCVLPVAVRRSVAGR; from the coding sequence GTGAGGGGACCGCAGCGGGCGCTGGCCGCCGCCAACCTCGCCTTCACCGTCGGCAGCGGGCTCTACCTGACCGCCGGGGTGCTCTACTTCACCGAGGCGGTCGGTCTGCCCGCCGCGCAGGTCGGGCTGGGGCTGGGCGTGGCCGGAGTGGGGTCGCTGGCCGCCGGGATCATGATCGGTCATCTCGCGGACCGGGTCGGCGCCCGGGGCGTCTATCTGGGCACCCTGCTGGCCCAGGCGGTCGCGGACGGGGCGTTCCTGCTGACCGGGGATTTCCCGACGTTTCTGGTGGTGGTCTGCCTCGCGGCGTCGGCGAAGACGGCCGGGTTCGCCGCCCGGACTCCGCTGATCCGGCACTACGGCGGGGACCGGCCGCAGGAGTTCCGCGGGTATCTGCGGGCGGTCACCAATCTGGGAATCGCGATCGGGGCGCCGCTTGCCGGGTGGGCGGTGCAGGTGGGGACGCTCACGGCGTACCGGAATCTGGTCCTGGGCATGGTGGCGGCCTCGCTGGTCGCGGCGGCGATCCTGACGCTGGTGCCGGGGGTCGAGCCGCTGGCGCCGGCGGGCCGGCGGTGGATCGCGCTGCGGGACCGGCGTTATCTGCTGCTCACCGTGCTCGACGGGGTGATGGCGATCCAGTTCAAGGTGCTGACCGTGGCCATGCCGCTGTGGCTGATCGGGTTCACCGCGGCGCCCCGCTGGCTGGTCTCGGTGACCATGGCGACCGCGACCGGGATCGTGGTGCTCTTCCAGGTCCGGGCGAGCCGCGGCGTCGACTCGCCGGCCGCCGGTGGCCGCGCCTACCGCCGGGCCGGGCTGGCCTTCCTGCTGTCCTGTTCGCTGATCCCGCTCGCGGCCGGCCCGCCCGCCGCGGTGGCCGCCGCGATCCTGATCGTCGCCGTGATGATCCACGCGGTCGGCCAGCTGTGGAACTCGGCCGGCGGTTTCGAGGTGTCGTTCGCGCTCGCGCCGGCCCACGCGACCGGGCAGTACCTGGGCGTTTTCGGTCTCGGCGCGGGCCTGGCCGACACCTTCGGGCCGGCCCTGGTGATCTGGCTCTGTCTCGGCTGGGGGCGGCCCGGCTGGTTTCTCCTGGGCGCGATCCTCGCCCTGACGGGCTGCGTCCTCCCGGTCGCGGTCCGCCGATCCGTCGCCGGCCGCTGA
- a CDS encoding BlaI/MecI/CopY family transcriptional regulator has protein sequence MTEARGRRRPGQLETEIMTVLGAAERPLTPGEVRDLLDPTGELSYSTVVTTLTRLYEKGSASRHRDGRAFRYGAPDGPAGLVADRMTRLLAVEADRASVLRRFVGNLDAHDEQLLRDLLSE, from the coding sequence GTGACGGAAGCACGCGGCCGCCGCCGGCCCGGTCAGCTGGAGACCGAGATCATGACCGTGCTCGGCGCGGCGGAGCGTCCCCTCACTCCGGGCGAGGTGCGTGACCTGCTCGACCCGACCGGCGAGCTGTCCTACAGCACCGTGGTGACCACGCTGACCCGGCTCTACGAGAAGGGTTCGGCGTCCCGGCACCGCGACGGCCGCGCCTTCCGCTACGGCGCGCCGGACGGCCCGGCCGGCCTGGTCGCCGACCGGATGACCCGGCTGCTCGCCGTCGAAGCGGATCGGGCCTCGGTGCTGCGCCGCTTCGTCGGCAATCTGGACGCCCACGACGAGCAGCTGCTGCGGGACCTGCTCAGCGAGTGA
- a CDS encoding DUF1707 SHOCT-like domain-containing protein gives MGLPVPAPASDGDRERVAEMLQRACGEGRLTLEEFSVRVGAVWAAETDAELAKASEGLAPQPIVGSARTVDKVVTVFSSAKRGGRWRLRDRVVRLLTVFGSTELDLREVLTDAPVIEIIGRSWFGELTVIVPEGVEVDLTGTNAFSSHDLRLAPVPRLPGTPEVRVAVDAWFSSITVRSKPPSITR, from the coding sequence GTGGGACTTCCTGTGCCGGCGCCGGCCTCCGACGGCGACCGTGAACGAGTGGCCGAGATGCTGCAGCGGGCGTGCGGGGAGGGCCGGCTCACCCTGGAGGAGTTCAGCGTCCGGGTCGGCGCGGTCTGGGCCGCCGAGACCGACGCCGAGCTGGCCAAGGCGTCCGAGGGCCTGGCGCCGCAGCCGATCGTCGGGTCGGCCCGCACGGTCGACAAGGTGGTGACCGTCTTCAGCTCGGCGAAGCGGGGCGGCCGCTGGCGGCTGCGTGACCGGGTGGTCCGGTTGCTCACCGTGTTCGGCTCCACCGAGCTGGATCTGCGTGAGGTGCTGACCGACGCGCCGGTCATCGAGATCATCGGCCGGAGCTGGTTCGGCGAGCTGACCGTGATCGTGCCGGAGGGCGTCGAGGTGGACCTGACCGGCACCAACGCGTTCAGCTCGCACGACCTGCGGCTGGCGCCGGTGCCGCGGCTGCCCGGCACACCGGAGGTGCGCGTCGCGGTCGACGCCTGGTTCTCCTCGATCACGGTGCGGTCGAAGCCGCCGTCGATCACTCGCTGA
- a CDS encoding DEAD/DEAH box helicase: protein MTLTDRLPGTAEPDAVFEAFQAWVEEQGLTLYPHQEESLIEIATGANVILNTPTGSGKSLVAAGAHFAALADGRTTFYTAPIKALVSEKFFALCEIFGAHNVGMLTGDASVNADAPIICCTAEILANLALREGADADVGQVVMDEFHFYAEPDRGWAWQVPLIELPQAQFVLMSATLGDVTRFVDDLTRRTGRSTAVVSNAERPVPLIFSYAMTPLHETIEELLATKQAPVYIVHFTQVAALERAQSLMSINMSTREEKDKIAAAIGSFRFTAGFGRTLSRLVRHGIGVHHAGMLPKYRRLVETLAQAGLLKVICGTDTLGVGINVPIRTVLFTGLSKYDGVKTRLLKAREFHQIAGRAGRAGFDTLGTVIVQAPDHVIDNERALAKAGDDPKKRRKVVRKKPPEGQVGYGRPTFDRLIEAEPEPLTSSFQVSHAMLLNVLARGGDPFAAMKHLLTDNHEDPAQQRKHIRRAIAIARALIAGGVIERTDAGVYKLVDDLQLDFALNQALSPFALACLELLDKEAPEYPLDVVSVIESTLEDPRQVVSAQRQKARGEAVNAMKAEGIEYEQRMELLEEVTWPQPLRELLEAAYETYRRGHPWVGDYEIKPKSVVRDMYERAMTFTEYISFYGLSRSEGLVLRYLADAYRALRQTVPEDARTEELGDLIEWLGELVRQVDSSLLDEWERLRNPGAVVEEVRIDDKPPAVTRNVRAFKVLVRNAMFRRVELAALGRYDELGELDGESGWTAERWRKAIDEYFDEYDELGTGPAARGPAFLHIDAGPAVWTVRQVFEDPEGDHDWGIDATVDLAASDEAGSAAITILAVGPH from the coding sequence ATGACGCTGACCGATCGCCTTCCCGGCACCGCTGAACCCGACGCCGTCTTCGAAGCCTTCCAGGCCTGGGTGGAGGAGCAGGGCCTGACCCTGTACCCGCACCAGGAGGAGTCGCTGATCGAGATCGCGACCGGCGCCAACGTCATCCTGAACACCCCGACCGGCTCCGGGAAGAGCCTGGTCGCCGCCGGCGCCCACTTCGCCGCCCTGGCCGACGGCCGCACCACCTTCTACACCGCGCCGATCAAGGCGCTGGTCAGCGAGAAGTTCTTCGCGCTCTGCGAGATCTTCGGCGCGCACAACGTCGGCATGCTGACCGGCGACGCCAGCGTGAACGCGGACGCCCCGATCATCTGCTGCACCGCCGAGATCCTGGCGAACCTGGCGCTGCGCGAGGGCGCCGACGCCGACGTCGGCCAGGTGGTGATGGACGAGTTCCACTTCTACGCCGAGCCGGATCGCGGCTGGGCCTGGCAGGTGCCGCTGATCGAGCTGCCGCAGGCCCAGTTCGTGCTGATGTCGGCGACGCTCGGCGACGTCACCCGGTTCGTCGACGACCTGACCCGGCGCACCGGCCGGAGCACCGCCGTGGTCAGCAACGCGGAGCGCCCGGTCCCGCTGATCTTCAGCTACGCGATGACGCCGCTGCACGAGACGATCGAGGAGCTGCTCGCCACCAAGCAGGCGCCGGTCTACATCGTGCACTTCACCCAGGTGGCCGCGCTGGAACGGGCCCAGTCGCTGATGAGCATCAACATGAGCACCCGCGAGGAGAAGGACAAGATCGCGGCGGCGATCGGCAGTTTCCGGTTCACCGCCGGTTTCGGGCGCACGCTGTCGCGCCTGGTCCGGCACGGGATCGGCGTGCACCACGCGGGCATGCTGCCGAAATACCGCCGGCTCGTGGAGACGCTCGCCCAGGCCGGCCTGCTCAAGGTGATCTGCGGGACGGACACCCTCGGCGTCGGCATCAACGTGCCGATCCGGACCGTGCTGTTCACCGGCCTGTCGAAGTACGACGGGGTGAAGACCCGGCTGCTCAAGGCCCGCGAGTTCCACCAGATCGCCGGCCGGGCCGGCCGCGCCGGCTTCGACACGCTGGGCACCGTGATCGTCCAGGCGCCGGATCACGTGATCGACAACGAGCGCGCCCTGGCGAAAGCCGGCGACGACCCGAAGAAGCGGCGCAAGGTGGTCCGGAAGAAGCCGCCGGAGGGTCAGGTCGGCTACGGCCGGCCGACCTTCGACCGGCTGATCGAGGCCGAGCCGGAGCCGCTCACCTCGTCGTTCCAGGTGTCGCACGCGATGCTGCTGAACGTGCTGGCCCGCGGCGGTGACCCGTTCGCGGCGATGAAGCACCTGCTCACCGACAACCACGAGGACCCGGCCCAGCAGCGCAAGCACATCCGCCGGGCGATCGCGATCGCCCGCGCGCTGATCGCCGGCGGGGTCATCGAGCGCACCGACGCCGGGGTCTACAAGCTGGTCGACGACCTACAGCTGGACTTCGCGCTGAACCAGGCGCTGTCCCCGTTCGCGCTGGCCTGCCTGGAGCTGCTGGACAAGGAGGCGCCGGAGTACCCGCTGGACGTCGTCTCGGTGATCGAGTCGACCCTGGAGGATCCGCGCCAGGTGGTCTCGGCGCAGCGGCAGAAGGCGCGCGGCGAGGCGGTCAACGCCATGAAGGCCGAGGGGATCGAGTACGAGCAGCGGATGGAGCTGCTCGAGGAGGTCACCTGGCCGCAGCCGCTGCGGGAGCTGCTGGAGGCGGCGTACGAGACGTACCGCCGCGGCCACCCGTGGGTCGGTGACTACGAGATCAAGCCGAAGTCCGTGGTCCGCGACATGTACGAGCGGGCGATGACGTTCACCGAGTACATCTCGTTCTACGGCCTGTCCCGCTCCGAGGGCCTGGTCCTGCGCTACCTCGCCGACGCGTACCGGGCGTTGCGCCAGACCGTCCCGGAGGACGCCCGCACCGAGGAGCTCGGCGACCTGATCGAGTGGCTCGGCGAGCTGGTCCGCCAGGTCGACTCCAGCCTGCTCGACGAGTGGGAGCGGCTGCGGAACCCGGGCGCGGTCGTCGAGGAGGTCCGGATCGACGACAAGCCGCCCGCGGTCACCCGCAACGTGCGCGCGTTCAAGGTGCTGGTCCGCAACGCGATGTTCCGCCGGGTCGAGCTGGCCGCGCTGGGCCGCTACGACGAGTTGGGCGAGCTGGACGGCGAGTCGGGCTGGACCGCGGAGCGCTGGCGCAAGGCCATCGACGAGTACTTCGACGAGTACGACGAGCTGGGCACCGGCCCGGCGGCGCGCGGCCCGGCGTTCCTGCACATCGACGCGGGTCCGGCGGTGTGGACGGTCCGCCAGGTCTTCGAGGACCCGGAGGGCGACCACGACTGGGGCATCGACGCGACGGTCGACCTGGCCGCCTCCGACGAGGCGGGCAGCGCGGCGATCACCATTCTCGCGGTCGGCCCGCACTAG
- a CDS encoding helix-turn-helix domain-containing protein, with product MTPRPTPDPTIGDRIRDRRLRRGWSIRYSASRAGVSHATWSRIERGLQAADNRFVLAEMAAALECSPAELAGTAVPAGDRAAVAAHAAVHGIRQALVDLDLSAPPPPSADPSPAGPPLADLARTVALVDDLRRSCDYAGAGRLIPELLRGLHPATARPSRAATGEDRARALRLLCDVTFIASSVLRNLGHPADAWLGAERCRDAADATEDPVMRGYAAYARASAAGACGSYDRGYALAERAVDALSPHAARPGAAEMLGSLQLICAYTSRGRRRPDDSRAWCAEAAELARQTGETTTLGLYFGPTNIDFWRIGIETDGDDPGRAARIAQDTDPAALPVGFRQVFYYADTARALARLRGRDREAIRFLLTAERVAPQHVHTSSLVQETARALLDRSRRQAGGTELRALCERLHLT from the coding sequence ATGACGCCACGACCGACGCCGGACCCGACCATCGGGGACCGCATCCGGGACCGCCGCCTGCGCCGCGGCTGGAGCATCCGGTACTCCGCCAGCCGCGCCGGCGTCTCGCACGCCACCTGGAGCCGGATCGAACGGGGGCTGCAGGCGGCGGACAACCGGTTCGTGCTGGCCGAGATGGCCGCGGCCCTGGAGTGCTCGCCCGCCGAGCTCGCCGGGACCGCGGTGCCGGCCGGTGACCGCGCCGCGGTGGCCGCGCACGCCGCCGTCCACGGCATCCGCCAGGCCCTCGTCGACCTGGACCTCTCCGCTCCGCCCCCGCCCTCGGCGGACCCATCGCCCGCGGGACCGCCTCTCGCGGATCTGGCGCGGACCGTGGCGCTGGTCGACGACCTGCGCCGGTCGTGCGACTACGCGGGAGCCGGCCGGCTGATCCCGGAGCTGCTGCGCGGCCTGCACCCGGCGACCGCCCGGCCGTCGCGGGCCGCCACCGGCGAGGACCGGGCCCGCGCGCTGCGGCTGCTCTGCGACGTCACCTTCATCGCCTCCTCGGTGCTGCGCAATCTGGGCCACCCGGCCGACGCCTGGCTGGGCGCGGAACGCTGCCGGGACGCCGCCGACGCGACCGAGGACCCGGTCATGCGGGGGTACGCCGCGTACGCCCGGGCCAGCGCGGCCGGCGCCTGCGGCTCCTACGACCGTGGCTACGCCCTGGCGGAACGGGCCGTCGACGCGCTGAGCCCGCACGCCGCCCGCCCGGGCGCCGCCGAGATGCTCGGTTCGCTGCAGCTGATCTGCGCCTACACCAGCCGGGGCCGGCGCCGGCCGGACGACAGCCGGGCCTGGTGCGCCGAGGCCGCCGAGCTGGCCCGGCAGACCGGGGAGACCACGACGCTGGGCCTGTACTTCGGCCCGACCAACATCGACTTCTGGCGGATCGGCATCGAGACCGACGGCGACGACCCGGGCCGGGCCGCCCGGATCGCCCAGGACACCGACCCGGCGGCGCTGCCGGTCGGTTTCCGCCAGGTGTTCTATTACGCCGACACCGCGCGGGCCCTGGCCCGGCTGCGCGGCCGTGACCGGGAGGCGATCCGCTTCCTGCTCACCGCCGAACGGGTGGCCCCCCAGCACGTCCACACGTCGTCGCTGGTCCAGGAAACCGCCCGGGCCCTCCTCGACCGCTCCCGCCGCCAGGCCGGCGGCACCGAGCTACGAGCCCTCTGCGAACGCCTCCACCTCACCTGA
- a CDS encoding S-4TM family putative pore-forming effector, protein MTDRRPAVRQRPIDPTLSHLLRATAVSHARVRRLAALRLAISAALAGAGLIAVFFGAVTGKPFSVTLSVIGVLWALAYSLGLASWSDRELHRAALLQESFEVRLFQLPWNCILCGDEISPEDVRHLSSRYRGDPPRDHHEMPNLPRPFDVLARQQQNLSWGSRVRRRYAQVVMLAMTGWAMLGLITAMLRNSTITDLFVQWCVPSLGMFMLGWDTFREQRRVATDRRRVCGYSRARCAMLAPANLDPEVNRDLCRMARQVQDQLFLSRRRAPRVPRWFFRRYYTQDSSDFTAGLAEARSTLLAAGLHTRARPRPPDRP, encoded by the coding sequence ATGACCGATCGCCGACCTGCCGTCCGCCAACGCCCGATCGACCCCACGCTGAGTCATCTTCTGCGGGCGACCGCCGTCTCCCACGCCCGGGTCAGACGTCTCGCCGCACTCCGCCTGGCGATCTCCGCCGCGCTCGCCGGCGCCGGACTGATCGCCGTCTTCTTCGGCGCCGTCACCGGGAAGCCGTTCAGCGTCACCCTGTCGGTGATCGGGGTGCTCTGGGCCCTCGCCTACTCGCTCGGCCTGGCCTCCTGGTCCGACCGCGAACTGCACCGCGCCGCGCTGCTGCAGGAGTCCTTCGAGGTGCGCCTCTTCCAGCTGCCGTGGAACTGCATCCTGTGCGGCGACGAGATCTCCCCGGAGGACGTCCGGCACCTGAGCAGCCGCTACCGCGGCGACCCGCCCCGCGACCACCACGAGATGCCGAACCTGCCCCGCCCGTTCGACGTGCTCGCCCGCCAGCAGCAGAACCTCTCCTGGGGCAGCCGGGTCCGCCGCCGCTACGCCCAGGTGGTGATGCTGGCGATGACCGGCTGGGCGATGCTCGGGCTGATCACCGCGATGCTGCGCAACTCCACGATCACCGACCTGTTCGTGCAGTGGTGCGTACCGTCGCTGGGCATGTTCATGCTCGGCTGGGACACCTTCCGCGAACAGCGCCGGGTCGCCACCGACCGCCGCCGCGTCTGCGGCTACTCCCGCGCCCGCTGCGCCATGCTCGCCCCCGCCAACCTCGACCCGGAAGTCAACCGCGACCTCTGCCGGATGGCCCGCCAGGTCCAGGACCAGCTCTTCCTCTCGCGCCGCCGCGCCCCGCGGGTGCCGAGGTGGTTCTTCCGGCGCTACTACACCCAGGACAGCAGCGACTTCACCGCCGGCCTCGCCGAAGCCAGGTCCACGTTGCTGGCCGCCGGCCTCCACACCCGAGCCCGCCCCCGACCCCCCGACAGACCGTGA